The following are encoded in a window of Fulvia fulva chromosome 7, complete sequence genomic DNA:
- a CDS encoding AB hydrolase superfamily protein: MKDILPIAHFNNRVAHGSAGHVKTSTPTDGGSKNEPPARKPTDKRRSAFGLIPHHQYISKKNAIYQTQSQRPRWVLHMQAQMWRFLMSIGMLLHRLAPPRPPKPNFYRTVPTHVSGTPGDIILYFYVPSDYHTQKRLWTDRDDEDDEESAQPRDRNKMRMSIGSIGDVVMRRSKSFKRWGGYPVVINFHGGGFTLGSPHDDARWCGTVVQECNAVVVSVDYRLAPEFPFPTAVEDGVDAVLYIHKHAEELGINPDKIALSGFSSGGNMAFTVPLRLYDQQTGFARDDSRLDVSQPNGAQAGVDTQTGKVEVHDAPASSSSDLTGSSSSTQVPAEHNTAEILDPNGPPPDPTRNVKQSATFTERSVPDETGDILPEVRIKCIVPWYPSLDYTRTREERRATCVRADQELPSLFTNLFDDSYLHPPKDVSLDSPYLSPGVAPTSLLRNALPQEIIMHTCEWDMLLDEGETFRERLTSDDVGKNVVYTMVEGVPHGWDKAPNPWKPTPGVKEHYLKACKELKRVFGDLPRRGTGMSAAAVAAAGDQPRKSIVR, encoded by the coding sequence ATGAAGGATATCCTCCCCATCGCCCACTTCAACAATCGTGTTGCTCACGGATCCGCTGGCCACGTGAAGACGAGCACACCTACAGATGGCGGCTCCAAGAACGAGCCGCCGGCGAGAAAGCCAACAGACAAACGGAGGTCGGCCTTTGGCTTGATCCCGCACCACCAGTACATCTCCAAGAAGAACGCCATCTACCAAACGCAGTCACAGCGACCACGATGGGTGCTACACATGCAAGCGCAGATGTGGCGCTTCCTCATGAGCATCGGCATGTTGCTACACAGACTGGCTCCTCCGCGACCACCGAAGCCCAACTTCTACCGGACAGTACCCACCCACGTATCCGGCACGCCTGGAGATATTATCTTGTACTTTTACGTGCCGTCAGACTACCATACGCAGAAGAGGCTATGGACGGACCGGGACGATGAGGACGATGAGGAAAGTGCACAGCCTCGTGATAGGAACAAGATGAGGATGAGCATTGGATCGATCGGTGACGTTGTCATGAGAAGGAGCAAGAGCTTCAAGAGATGGGGCGGATACCCGGTGGTTATCAACTTTCACGGCGGAGGCTTCACTCTTGGCTCACCTCACGACGACGCTCGTTGGTGTGGAACAGTGGTCCAAGAGTGCAATGCCGTCGTGGTCAGTGTTGACTATCGACTCGCGCCGGAGTTTCCCTTCCCGACTGCTGTCGAAGATGGTGTAGACGCTGTCCTGTACATTCATAAACACGCTGAGGAGCTTGGCATAAATCCGGATAAGATCGCACTATCTGGATTCTCGTCTGGTGGTAACATGGCATTCACTGTCCCCCTACGGCTCTATGACCAACAGACTGGCTTCGCTCGAGACGACTCTCGTCTTGACGTTTCCCAGCCAAATGGTGCTCAAGCGGGCGTTGACACACAGACGGGCAAAGTGGAAGTCCACGATGCACCCGCCTCATCCTCATCAGACCTTACAGGCTCCAGCTCATCAACGCAGGTCCCTGCAGAGCACAACACCGCTGAGATTCTCGACCCCAACGGCCCACCACCCGACCCGACCAGGAACGTAAAGCAATCCGCAACCTTCACCGAGCGCAGCGTCCCAGACGAAACAGGCGACATCCTACCCGAAGTCCGTATCAAGTGCATAGTCCCTTGGTACCCATCGCTGGACTACACGCGCACCCGCGAAGAACGCCGCGCAACCTGCGTCCGAGCCGACCAAGAGCTTCCCTCCCTCTTCACCAACCTCTTCGACGATTCATACCTCCACCCTCCGAAAGACGTTTCCCTCGACTCTCCGTACCTCTCTCCCGGCGTCGCACCAACCTCCCTCCTCCGCAACGCCCTCCCACAAGAAATCATCATGCACACCTGCGAATGGGACATGCTCCTCGACGAAGGTGAAACCTTCCGCGAACGTCTCACATCTGACGATGTCGGCAAGAACGTCGTATACACCATGGTCGAAGGCGTACCGCATGGATGGGACAAAGCGCCGAATCCTTGGAAACCAACACCCGGTGTGAAGGAGCACTATCTCAAGGCTTGCAAAGAGCTAAAGAGGGTCTTTGGAGATCTGCCGAGACGCGGGACGGGCATGTCGGCTGCTGCTGTGGCGGCGGCGGGGGATCAGCCGAGGAAGAGTATTGTGCGGTAG